A DNA window from Bos mutus isolate GX-2022 chromosome 11, NWIPB_WYAK_1.1, whole genome shotgun sequence contains the following coding sequences:
- the SFTPB gene encoding pulmonary surfactant-associated protein B isoform X4: MAKSHLLPWLLLLPILCGPGTAAAATTYSLACAQGPEFWCQSLEQALQCRALGHCLQEVWGHVEADDLCQECENISRLLTKMAKEAIFQNPKFICQHVGLCKPRHPEPGKGPEPWGPLLDKLALPLLPGVPQAKPGPQTQDLSEQLFPIPIPYCWLCRTLIKRIQTVIPKGVLAMTVAQVCHVVPLLVGGICQCLVERYSVILLDTLLGRMLPQLVCGLVLRCSSEDSAGPALPALGSLPGEWLPQDSDCQLCMFVTTQAGNSSEQAMPQAMRQACLGTWLDRQKCERFVEENAPRLQTLVSSGWDAHMACQALGTCAAPFSPLQCVHSPHF; this comes from the exons ATGGCCAAGTCACACCTGCTTCCATGGCTTCTGCTGCTGCCCATACTCTGTGGTCCGGGCACTG CAGCTGCTGCGACCACCTACTCCCTGGCCTGTGCCCAGGGCCCCGAGTTCTGGTGTCAAAGTCTGGAGCAAGCATTGCAGTGCAGAGCCCTAGGGCACTGCCTGCAGGAAGTCTGGGGACATGTGGAAGCC GATGACCTGTGCCAGGAATGTGAGAACATCTCCCGCCTCCTCACCAAGATGGCCAAGGAGGCCATTTTCCAG AACCCGAAGTTCATCTGTCAGCACGTGGGACTATGCAAGCCCAGGCACCCAGAGCCAGGGAAGGGGCCAGAGCCATGGGGCCCTCTGCTGGACAAGCTGGCCCTCCCCCTGCTGCCAGGGGTCCCCCAGGCCAAGCCTGGGCCTCAGACACAG GACCTCTCTGAGCAGCTGTTCCCCATTCCCATCCCCTACTGCTGGCTCTGCCGGACTCTGATCAAACGGATCCAGACTGTGATTCCCAAG GGTGTTCTGGCCATGACTGTGGCCCAGGTGTGCCACGTGGTCCCCCTGCTGGTGGGCGGCATCTGCCAGTGCCTGGTTGAGCGCTACTCTGTCATCCTCCTGGACACGCTGCTAGGCCGCATGCTGCCCCAGCTGGTCTGCGGCCTCGTCCTCCGGTGCTCCAGTGAGGACAGCGCTGGCCCAG ccctccctgccctggggtccctgcctggagaatggcTGCCACAAGACTCTGACTGCCAGCTCTGCATGTTTGTGACCACCCAGGCAGGGAACAGCAGTGAGCAGGCCATGCCACAGGCAATGCGCCAGGCCTGCCTGGGCACCTGGCTGGACAGGCAAAAG TGTGAGCGGTTTGTGGAGGAGAACGCGCCCCGGCTGCAGACTCTGGTGTCCAGCGGCTGGGATGCCCACATGGCCTGCCAG GCCCTGGGGACATGTGCGGCTCCGTTCAGTCCTCTCCAGTGTGTCCACAGCCCCCACTTCTGA
- the SFTPB gene encoding pulmonary surfactant-associated protein B isoform X1 has translation MAKSHLLPWLLLLPILCGPGTAAAATTYSLACAQGPEFWCQSLEQALQCRALGHCLQEVWGHVEADDLCQECENISRLLTKMAKEAIFQDTVRKFLEQECDVLPLKLLAPLCRQLLDTYFPLIIDHFQSHMNPKFICQHVGLCKPRHPEPGKGPEPWGPLLDKLALPLLPGVPQAKPGPQTQDLSEQLFPIPIPYCWLCRTLIKRIQTVIPKGVLAMTVAQVCHVVPLLVGGICQCLVERYSVILLDTLLGRMLPQLVCGLVLRCSSEDSAGPALPALGSLPGEWLPQDSDCQLCMFVTTQAGNSSEQAMPQAMRQACLGTWLDRQKCERFVEENAPRLQTLVSSGWDAHMACQALGTCAAPFSPLQCVHSPHF, from the exons ATGGCCAAGTCACACCTGCTTCCATGGCTTCTGCTGCTGCCCATACTCTGTGGTCCGGGCACTG CAGCTGCTGCGACCACCTACTCCCTGGCCTGTGCCCAGGGCCCCGAGTTCTGGTGTCAAAGTCTGGAGCAAGCATTGCAGTGCAGAGCCCTAGGGCACTGCCTGCAGGAAGTCTGGGGACATGTGGAAGCC GATGACCTGTGCCAGGAATGTGAGAACATCTCCCGCCTCCTCACCAAGATGGCCAAGGAGGCCATTTTCCAG GACACAGTGCGCAAATTTCTGGAGCAGGAGTGCGATGTCCTTCCGCTGAAACTGTTGGCACCCCTGTGTCGCCAGCTGCTGGACACCTATTTCCCTCTGATCATTGACCACTTCCAGAGCCATATG AACCCGAAGTTCATCTGTCAGCACGTGGGACTATGCAAGCCCAGGCACCCAGAGCCAGGGAAGGGGCCAGAGCCATGGGGCCCTCTGCTGGACAAGCTGGCCCTCCCCCTGCTGCCAGGGGTCCCCCAGGCCAAGCCTGGGCCTCAGACACAG GACCTCTCTGAGCAGCTGTTCCCCATTCCCATCCCCTACTGCTGGCTCTGCCGGACTCTGATCAAACGGATCCAGACTGTGATTCCCAAG GGTGTTCTGGCCATGACTGTGGCCCAGGTGTGCCACGTGGTCCCCCTGCTGGTGGGCGGCATCTGCCAGTGCCTGGTTGAGCGCTACTCTGTCATCCTCCTGGACACGCTGCTAGGCCGCATGCTGCCCCAGCTGGTCTGCGGCCTCGTCCTCCGGTGCTCCAGTGAGGACAGCGCTGGCCCAG ccctccctgccctggggtccctgcctggagaatggcTGCCACAAGACTCTGACTGCCAGCTCTGCATGTTTGTGACCACCCAGGCAGGGAACAGCAGTGAGCAGGCCATGCCACAGGCAATGCGCCAGGCCTGCCTGGGCACCTGGCTGGACAGGCAAAAG TGTGAGCGGTTTGTGGAGGAGAACGCGCCCCGGCTGCAGACTCTGGTGTCCAGCGGCTGGGATGCCCACATGGCCTGCCAG GCCCTGGGGACATGTGCGGCTCCGTTCAGTCCTCTCCAGTGTGTCCACAGCCCCCACTTCTGA
- the SFTPB gene encoding pulmonary surfactant-associated protein B isoform X3 — MAKSHLLPWLLLLPILCGPGTAAAATTYSLACAQGPEFWCQSLEQALQCRALGHCLQEVWGHVEADDLCQECENISRLLTKMAKEAIFQDTVRKFLEQECDVLPLKLLAPLCRQLLDTYFPLIIDHFQSHMNPKFICQHVGLCKPRHPEPGKGPEPWGPLLDKLALPLLPGVPQAKPGPQTQDLSEQLFPIPIPYCWLCRTLIKRIQTVIPKCLVERYSVILLDTLLGRMLPQLVCGLVLRCSSEDSAGPALPALGSLPGEWLPQDSDCQLCMFVTTQAGNSSEQAMPQAMRQACLGTWLDRQKCERFVEENAPRLQTLVSSGWDAHMACQALGTCAAPFSPLQCVHSPHF, encoded by the exons ATGGCCAAGTCACACCTGCTTCCATGGCTTCTGCTGCTGCCCATACTCTGTGGTCCGGGCACTG CAGCTGCTGCGACCACCTACTCCCTGGCCTGTGCCCAGGGCCCCGAGTTCTGGTGTCAAAGTCTGGAGCAAGCATTGCAGTGCAGAGCCCTAGGGCACTGCCTGCAGGAAGTCTGGGGACATGTGGAAGCC GATGACCTGTGCCAGGAATGTGAGAACATCTCCCGCCTCCTCACCAAGATGGCCAAGGAGGCCATTTTCCAG GACACAGTGCGCAAATTTCTGGAGCAGGAGTGCGATGTCCTTCCGCTGAAACTGTTGGCACCCCTGTGTCGCCAGCTGCTGGACACCTATTTCCCTCTGATCATTGACCACTTCCAGAGCCATATG AACCCGAAGTTCATCTGTCAGCACGTGGGACTATGCAAGCCCAGGCACCCAGAGCCAGGGAAGGGGCCAGAGCCATGGGGCCCTCTGCTGGACAAGCTGGCCCTCCCCCTGCTGCCAGGGGTCCCCCAGGCCAAGCCTGGGCCTCAGACACAG GACCTCTCTGAGCAGCTGTTCCCCATTCCCATCCCCTACTGCTGGCTCTGCCGGACTCTGATCAAACGGATCCAGACTGTGATTCCCAAG TGCCTGGTTGAGCGCTACTCTGTCATCCTCCTGGACACGCTGCTAGGCCGCATGCTGCCCCAGCTGGTCTGCGGCCTCGTCCTCCGGTGCTCCAGTGAGGACAGCGCTGGCCCAG ccctccctgccctggggtccctgcctggagaatggcTGCCACAAGACTCTGACTGCCAGCTCTGCATGTTTGTGACCACCCAGGCAGGGAACAGCAGTGAGCAGGCCATGCCACAGGCAATGCGCCAGGCCTGCCTGGGCACCTGGCTGGACAGGCAAAAG TGTGAGCGGTTTGTGGAGGAGAACGCGCCCCGGCTGCAGACTCTGGTGTCCAGCGGCTGGGATGCCCACATGGCCTGCCAG GCCCTGGGGACATGTGCGGCTCCGTTCAGTCCTCTCCAGTGTGTCCACAGCCCCCACTTCTGA
- the SFTPB gene encoding pulmonary surfactant-associated protein B isoform X2, whose translation MAKSHLLPWLLLLPILCGPGTAAATTYSLACAQGPEFWCQSLEQALQCRALGHCLQEVWGHVEADDLCQECENISRLLTKMAKEAIFQDTVRKFLEQECDVLPLKLLAPLCRQLLDTYFPLIIDHFQSHMNPKFICQHVGLCKPRHPEPGKGPEPWGPLLDKLALPLLPGVPQAKPGPQTQDLSEQLFPIPIPYCWLCRTLIKRIQTVIPKGVLAMTVAQVCHVVPLLVGGICQCLVERYSVILLDTLLGRMLPQLVCGLVLRCSSEDSAGPALPALGSLPGEWLPQDSDCQLCMFVTTQAGNSSEQAMPQAMRQACLGTWLDRQKCERFVEENAPRLQTLVSSGWDAHMACQALGTCAAPFSPLQCVHSPHF comes from the exons ATGGCCAAGTCACACCTGCTTCCATGGCTTCTGCTGCTGCCCATACTCTGTGGTCCGGGCACTG CTGCTGCGACCACCTACTCCCTGGCCTGTGCCCAGGGCCCCGAGTTCTGGTGTCAAAGTCTGGAGCAAGCATTGCAGTGCAGAGCCCTAGGGCACTGCCTGCAGGAAGTCTGGGGACATGTGGAAGCC GATGACCTGTGCCAGGAATGTGAGAACATCTCCCGCCTCCTCACCAAGATGGCCAAGGAGGCCATTTTCCAG GACACAGTGCGCAAATTTCTGGAGCAGGAGTGCGATGTCCTTCCGCTGAAACTGTTGGCACCCCTGTGTCGCCAGCTGCTGGACACCTATTTCCCTCTGATCATTGACCACTTCCAGAGCCATATG AACCCGAAGTTCATCTGTCAGCACGTGGGACTATGCAAGCCCAGGCACCCAGAGCCAGGGAAGGGGCCAGAGCCATGGGGCCCTCTGCTGGACAAGCTGGCCCTCCCCCTGCTGCCAGGGGTCCCCCAGGCCAAGCCTGGGCCTCAGACACAG GACCTCTCTGAGCAGCTGTTCCCCATTCCCATCCCCTACTGCTGGCTCTGCCGGACTCTGATCAAACGGATCCAGACTGTGATTCCCAAG GGTGTTCTGGCCATGACTGTGGCCCAGGTGTGCCACGTGGTCCCCCTGCTGGTGGGCGGCATCTGCCAGTGCCTGGTTGAGCGCTACTCTGTCATCCTCCTGGACACGCTGCTAGGCCGCATGCTGCCCCAGCTGGTCTGCGGCCTCGTCCTCCGGTGCTCCAGTGAGGACAGCGCTGGCCCAG ccctccctgccctggggtccctgcctggagaatggcTGCCACAAGACTCTGACTGCCAGCTCTGCATGTTTGTGACCACCCAGGCAGGGAACAGCAGTGAGCAGGCCATGCCACAGGCAATGCGCCAGGCCTGCCTGGGCACCTGGCTGGACAGGCAAAAG TGTGAGCGGTTTGTGGAGGAGAACGCGCCCCGGCTGCAGACTCTGGTGTCCAGCGGCTGGGATGCCCACATGGCCTGCCAG GCCCTGGGGACATGTGCGGCTCCGTTCAGTCCTCTCCAGTGTGTCCACAGCCCCCACTTCTGA